One genomic window of Providencia hangzhouensis includes the following:
- a CDS encoding DUF4822 domain-containing protein codes for MKKLLVPTLFAVVSTMSFAVQAATTPAASQSQNAEHKLNAYEEIMVGKVWTTTEALDQDKKEVNADDKQVANFFGLAEYYPDGTFNMTTFDGKPKMKGDWSFDENGKTRSLTAKDDEGKVLFTRVVENVTVTPEEYTYRIYPEQDNKDKYFDIVHKAKK; via the coding sequence ATGAAAAAATTATTAGTACCTACACTCTTTGCTGTTGTATCTACTATGTCATTTGCTGTTCAAGCAGCTACAACTCCAGCAGCAAGCCAATCACAGAATGCGGAACATAAATTAAATGCTTACGAAGAAATTATGGTAGGCAAAGTATGGACAACGACAGAAGCTTTAGATCAAGATAAAAAAGAAGTTAATGCAGATGATAAACAAGTCGCTAACTTTTTTGGTTTAGCTGAGTATTATCCAGACGGTACATTTAATATGACCACGTTTGATGGAAAACCTAAAATGAAAGGTGACTGGTCATTTGATGAAAATGGCAAAACTCGCTCATTAACAGCGAAAGATGACGAGGGTAAAGTCTTGTTTACTCGTGTTGTTGAAAATGTCACTGTAACCCCAGAAGAATACACATATCGTATTTATCCAGAGCAAGATAATAAAGATAAGTACTTTGATATTGTTCATAAAGCTAAGAAATAA
- the nrfA gene encoding ammonia-forming nitrite reductase cytochrome c552 subunit, with amino-acid sequence MANIRNNALCLLSLVAGIFLFTSVHAQTPTKDSTSTINARNETFEAAHPDQYHSWRATSEQSNREDALAEDPRLVVLWAGYPFSRDYNKPRGHAYAVIDVRETLRTGAPKDAQDGPLPMACWSCKSPDVARLIQEHGEDGYFEGKWAKGGPEVVNVLGCADCHKTDSADFAKGKPELTLSRPYAERAMEAIGKPFDKASRFDQQSMVCGQCHVEYYFSGDKKSVKFPWDNGTKVEDMEVYYDNIGFSDWTNSLSKAPMLKAQHPEYETWSAGIHGKNNVTCIDCHMPKLQNEKGELYTSHKIGNPFDNFEQTCSTCHTQSKQQLQDVVAERKVAIQEMKIKAEDQLVRAHFEAKAAWDAGATEDEMKPILTDIRHAQWRWDLAIASHGIHMHAPDEGLRMLGGSMDKAADARTKLARLLGSKGITHEIAIPDISTKEKAQQAIGLDMQKINAEKQEFLKTVVPQWDDQARKNDLLAK; translated from the coding sequence ATGGCAAACATAAGAAATAATGCACTATGCTTATTGAGTCTGGTTGCAGGAATATTTCTCTTTACCTCTGTTCATGCTCAAACTCCTACTAAAGATAGTACATCTACCATCAATGCTCGAAATGAAACTTTCGAAGCCGCTCACCCTGACCAGTACCACTCTTGGCGAGCAACATCCGAGCAATCAAACCGTGAAGATGCATTAGCGGAAGACCCTCGCTTAGTCGTACTGTGGGCTGGATACCCATTCTCACGCGACTACAACAAACCTCGTGGTCACGCCTATGCGGTCATCGACGTCCGTGAAACCTTACGAACCGGTGCTCCTAAAGACGCCCAAGATGGTCCACTTCCGATGGCATGTTGGAGCTGTAAAAGCCCCGATGTGGCGAGGCTAATCCAAGAACATGGCGAAGATGGCTATTTCGAAGGTAAGTGGGCAAAAGGTGGCCCCGAAGTGGTTAATGTCTTAGGCTGTGCAGATTGTCATAAAACAGACTCTGCGGATTTTGCAAAAGGTAAACCAGAGCTAACGCTTTCACGCCCTTATGCAGAGCGTGCAATGGAAGCGATTGGCAAACCGTTTGATAAAGCCAGTCGGTTCGATCAGCAATCCATGGTGTGTGGCCAATGTCACGTGGAATACTATTTCTCTGGCGATAAAAAATCAGTGAAATTCCCATGGGATAACGGTACCAAAGTCGAAGATATGGAAGTCTACTACGACAACATTGGTTTCTCTGACTGGACCAACTCATTGTCGAAAGCGCCTATGCTAAAAGCCCAACACCCTGAATATGAAACTTGGAGTGCGGGTATTCATGGCAAAAATAACGTGACCTGTATTGACTGCCATATGCCAAAACTGCAAAACGAAAAAGGCGAACTGTACACCAGCCATAAAATTGGTAATCCATTCGATAATTTCGAACAAACTTGTAGCACTTGCCATACCCAAAGCAAACAACAACTGCAAGATGTGGTTGCTGAACGTAAAGTCGCTATCCAAGAGATGAAAATCAAAGCGGAAGATCAATTAGTTCGTGCTCACTTTGAAGCAAAAGCTGCATGGGATGCAGGCGCAACAGAAGATGAAATGAAGCCAATTTTGACTGATATTCGTCATGCACAATGGCGTTGGGATTTAGCTATCGCCTCCCACGGTATTCATATGCACGCACCGGATGAAGGCCTGCGTATGTTAGGTGGTTCGATGGATAAAGCGGCAGATGCACGAACCAAGCTCGCTCGCCTGTTAGGCTCAAAAGGCATCACCCATGAAATTGCCATTCCAGATATTTCAACCAAGGAAAAAGCGCAACAAGCCATTGGTTTAGATATGCAAAAAATCAATGCGGAAAAACAAGAGTTCTTAAAAACTGTGGTTCCGCAATGGGATGACCAAGCTCGTAAAAATGACCTATTAGCCAAATAA
- the nrfD gene encoding cytochrome c nitrite reductase subunit NrfD, producing MTTASAFHFESLVWDWPIAVYLFLIGISAGLVVLAVLMRQYYPTSAGSDSTLMRTTLILAPTTIIFGLLILILHLTRPWTFWKLMFHYSPTSVMSMGVMLFQVYMAVLVIWLAKIYEKELIVLQQKWLPKFTIIPRVLTLLNRAMRFLDIVMLILAVLLGAYTGFLLSALKSYPFLNNPLLPALFLFSGISSGIAVSLIAIALRYRKNIHNGETAFLHRIESFVIWLEIFLLAAFFVGLALGDDGKIRSLIAALGGGFWTWWFWIGVVGFGFIIPLLFKKWMDKGQGAARVLIISGASLLGVFCLRFFVLYAGQLTVA from the coding sequence ATGACAACAGCTTCTGCTTTCCATTTTGAATCCTTAGTGTGGGACTGGCCCATTGCGGTTTACTTATTCTTAATTGGTATTTCGGCTGGGCTTGTGGTACTTGCGGTACTTATGCGCCAGTATTATCCCACTTCGGCTGGCAGTGATAGCACTCTAATGCGCACAACACTGATTTTAGCTCCGACGACGATCATCTTTGGGTTATTGATCTTAATTCTCCATTTGACGCGTCCATGGACGTTCTGGAAATTAATGTTTCATTACAGCCCGACCTCAGTTATGTCGATGGGTGTGATGTTATTCCAAGTGTATATGGCAGTGCTTGTTATTTGGCTAGCTAAAATCTATGAAAAAGAACTCATTGTTTTACAGCAAAAATGGCTGCCCAAATTTACCATCATCCCAAGAGTATTAACCCTGCTAAACCGTGCAATGCGTTTTCTGGATATTGTGATGCTCATATTGGCCGTTTTGCTTGGGGCTTATACCGGTTTTTTACTTTCAGCATTAAAATCTTATCCATTCTTAAACAACCCATTATTACCAGCTTTATTCCTATTTTCAGGAATATCTTCAGGTATTGCGGTATCACTCATAGCAATCGCATTGCGCTACCGCAAAAATATTCATAACGGCGAAACCGCATTTTTGCACCGTATCGAAAGCTTTGTTATTTGGTTGGAGATATTCCTATTAGCGGCCTTTTTTGTCGGGTTAGCTTTAGGAGACGATGGGAAAATCCGTTCATTAATTGCTGCATTAGGCGGTGGTTTCTGGACTTGGTGGTTTTGGATTGGTGTTGTCGGGTTTGGTTTTATTATTCCACTTCTATTCAAGAAATGGATGGACAAAGGACAAGGCGCAGCAAGAGTATTGATTATCAGTGGTGCAAGCTTACTGGGTGTCTTCTGCTTACGCTTCTTTGTGTTATACGCAGGGCAGTTGACCGTCGCATAA
- the nrfF gene encoding heme lyase NrfEFG subunit NrfF, with translation MLRILLALFFLFFSFISNAQIVDVWEFNSIEEQEYSLQIASQLRCPQCQNQNLLESNAPTAVSMRHQVFKMVAEGKDKAQIMHYMTERYGDFVLYNPPLTIGTALLWGLPAIALIGIFYFIFKFTRSQKQQLIENNFSHRQISEQLLPPDITTPSTILQWHFNKLLAILIVLVVIGYFFSPRFELAYQEYQRISDPLLSFTPLQQEQKDLLRLQNDIRQSPKNSELWAILGEYYLYQNSYDNALIAYQRALKYGGENAQIYSAIATVLYYQAGQQLTEDVRAVINKALSLDNQEITALMLVASDAFMNANYEQAIDIWQKLLDSNSSRINRSQLIEAIHMAKIMKNKK, from the coding sequence ATGCTTAGAATCCTATTAGCACTATTTTTCCTATTTTTCTCTTTTATATCCAATGCTCAAATCGTTGATGTGTGGGAATTTAATTCCATTGAAGAACAAGAGTATTCTTTGCAGATCGCCTCACAGTTACGTTGCCCGCAATGCCAAAACCAAAATTTACTCGAATCCAATGCCCCCACAGCAGTAAGTATGCGCCACCAAGTTTTTAAAATGGTTGCAGAAGGAAAAGATAAAGCGCAAATCATGCACTATATGACCGAACGATATGGTGATTTCGTGCTGTATAACCCACCGCTAACGATTGGAACTGCCCTGCTTTGGGGATTGCCTGCTATTGCTCTGATTGGCATTTTTTATTTCATTTTCAAATTTACTCGGTCACAAAAACAGCAACTTATAGAGAACAATTTTAGCCATCGACAAATATCCGAGCAATTATTACCCCCAGATATAACAACACCCTCGACTATCCTGCAATGGCATTTTAATAAATTACTTGCCATATTAATTGTGTTGGTTGTTATTGGTTACTTCTTCTCACCTCGATTTGAATTAGCTTATCAGGAATATCAACGTATATCCGATCCACTGCTCTCATTCACACCATTGCAGCAAGAACAAAAGGATTTATTACGCTTACAAAATGATATTCGTCAATCGCCTAAAAATAGTGAGCTTTGGGCTATACTGGGTGAATATTATCTTTATCAAAACAGTTATGATAATGCGTTGATTGCTTATCAAAGAGCACTAAAATATGGCGGGGAAAATGCTCAAATATACTCTGCTATTGCAACCGTTTTATATTACCAAGCAGGTCAACAGCTAACCGAAGATGTCAGAGCGGTAATCAACAAAGCATTAAGCCTTGATAATCAAGAAATTACCGCATTAATGCTAGTTGCTTCTGATGCCTTTATGAATGCAAATTATGAGCAAGCGATTGATATTTGGCAAAAGCTATTAGATAGTAATAGCTCTCGTATTAATCGCTCTCAGCTCATTGAAGCTATTCATATGGCAAAAATAATGAAGAATAAAAAATAA
- the yegD gene encoding molecular chaperone, whose amino-acid sequence MFIGFDYGTSNCAVAVMKNGIPTLLPLEGDNVYIPSTLCAPTRESVSEHLFRHCKIAPSNEIGQQILKRSIAFNRDEGIDLMPEDIVFGQAALDLYLSDPRDVYYVKSPKSFLGASGLHETQISFFEDLVCAMMKNIKNTTENNLQQIIDDTVIGRPINFHGRGGELSNQQAESILYRAAKRAGFNHITFQFEPVAAGLEYESTLNKDQIILVVDIGGGTTDCSLIQMGPTYRNAQDRTQSLLAHSGQRVGGNDLDIYLALKQLMPLFGMESQSLSGIKMPFLQFWNPIAINNVEAQKEFYSRQNLTALTRLKQDAKEPQIISRLLEVYNETLGYSLVRKAEEAKIALSDASSYLAQIKLISEKLEVNIPHEQMVESIESPKSKMIELVKEAVNQGGVKPDAIYVTGGSARSPILHQAISQELPNIPIVRGDDFGSVTAGLTRWAETCFK is encoded by the coding sequence ATGTTTATCGGTTTTGATTACGGTACATCTAACTGCGCTGTTGCGGTCATGAAGAACGGGATCCCCACATTATTACCATTAGAAGGCGATAACGTTTATATCCCATCAACCTTATGCGCACCGACAAGAGAATCAGTCTCTGAGCATTTATTTCGCCATTGTAAAATCGCTCCCTCGAATGAAATCGGGCAGCAAATTTTAAAAAGATCTATCGCATTTAACCGTGATGAAGGGATCGATTTAATGCCTGAAGACATCGTATTTGGGCAAGCCGCTTTAGATTTATATTTAAGTGATCCTAGAGATGTATATTATGTGAAGTCCCCTAAATCATTTTTGGGAGCATCTGGCTTACATGAGACTCAAATTAGTTTTTTTGAAGACCTTGTCTGCGCCATGATGAAAAATATAAAGAATACCACAGAAAATAATTTACAACAGATTATTGATGATACTGTGATTGGACGCCCTATTAACTTTCATGGTCGTGGAGGGGAACTCTCGAACCAACAAGCAGAATCAATACTCTATCGCGCGGCAAAACGCGCAGGATTTAATCATATTACTTTTCAATTCGAACCCGTAGCCGCAGGGCTTGAATATGAATCAACATTAAATAAAGACCAGATTATCCTAGTCGTTGATATTGGTGGTGGAACAACGGATTGTTCATTAATCCAAATGGGGCCCACTTATAGAAATGCACAAGACAGAACACAATCCTTACTTGCTCATAGTGGACAACGGGTGGGTGGAAATGACCTTGATATTTACCTTGCATTAAAACAATTGATGCCGCTTTTTGGGATGGAAAGCCAATCTTTATCAGGCATTAAAATGCCATTCCTTCAATTTTGGAACCCTATTGCTATCAATAATGTTGAAGCACAAAAAGAGTTTTATTCAAGACAAAATTTGACAGCGTTAACACGCTTAAAACAAGATGCAAAAGAACCTCAAATAATATCTCGATTACTAGAAGTTTATAATGAAACATTAGGTTATAGCTTAGTACGTAAAGCTGAAGAAGCTAAAATTGCTTTATCAGACGCCTCAAGCTATTTAGCACAAATTAAATTAATTTCTGAAAAATTAGAAGTGAATATTCCCCATGAACAAATGGTGGAATCAATTGAATCACCAAAAAGTAAAATGATTGAATTGGTTAAAGAAGCAGTCAACCAAGGCGGGGTCAAACCTGATGCTATTTACGTTACAGGTGGGAGTGCTCGCTCCCCAATATTACACCAAGCTATTAGCCAAGAATTACCTAATATTCCGATAGTACGTGGGGATGATTTTGGTTCCGTTACTGCAGGGTTAACGCGTTGGGCTGAGACTTGTTTTAAATAA
- a CDS encoding heme lyase CcmF/NrfE family subunit, with translation MELILPEIGFLCLALALCIACFQVSFGVIGFIRHIPRQMPRNILWTYLQFLFLLVAYICLTISFIQSDFSVVYVAQHSHRLSPLYIKIAAVWGGHEGSIFLWLLFISAWSCLFAWRYRQQTHLVFPLTLTLLAIISAALLLFIVFYSDPFVRIFPPAIEGRDLNPMLQHWGLILHPPLLYLGYSGLMVVTALALASTLCGQFNQTIAGLCWRFVVPSWCILTLGITLGSWWAYSELGWGGWWFWDPVENASLLPWLSATALFHSLTVSRKTGHYRHWSILLAILTFILSLLGTLIVRSGILMSVHAFALDNVRAAPLFLLFSFLSFGALCIYGWKAKNIDNLPTNINRRQLYLLLTLILFSTVLFIVLTGTLYPMIYTLFGWGKISVGAPYFNQALLPFGILMLIIMAVSAIYPLSKTRIKPQWRILLIILLSVLLSLSLWSKGLIIAISCGFLFAILLIFWLRPIDAIRQHFPSLIAHTGVVIFATGIALSIGSHHETSVNLSVGQSISLAGYQFQFNELQLEAKSNYTTEKAIIQISKAGQPLHQLITERRLYTARQQLMIEPGIYWGWLRNWYAVLGEKTGTNSYAIRLYVQDGIQWIWGGAFVMCFGLLISWVKGRIKNA, from the coding sequence TTGGAACTCATACTCCCAGAAATTGGCTTTCTCTGCCTTGCATTGGCACTGTGTATTGCCTGTTTTCAAGTATCATTCGGAGTTATTGGTTTCATCCGCCATATTCCGAGGCAAATGCCTCGGAATATTCTTTGGACCTACTTACAATTTCTTTTCTTGCTCGTTGCTTATATTTGTTTAACTATCAGTTTTATTCAAAGTGACTTTTCGGTCGTATATGTGGCGCAACATAGCCATCGGCTATCGCCGCTATATATTAAAATTGCGGCAGTATGGGGAGGCCATGAAGGGTCAATATTTCTTTGGCTGCTGTTTATCTCAGCTTGGAGTTGTCTATTTGCATGGCGTTATCGCCAGCAAACTCACCTCGTGTTTCCTCTCACACTAACGCTACTTGCCATTATCAGTGCGGCATTATTACTGTTTATCGTCTTTTATTCTGACCCCTTTGTTCGCATTTTCCCTCCCGCTATTGAAGGGAGAGATCTCAACCCAATGCTGCAACATTGGGGATTAATATTACATCCCCCTCTACTTTATTTAGGCTATAGCGGGTTAATGGTCGTAACCGCCTTAGCGCTTGCATCTACACTTTGCGGGCAATTTAACCAAACTATCGCCGGGCTCTGTTGGCGCTTTGTCGTTCCTAGTTGGTGCATACTCACTTTGGGTATCACTCTTGGGTCATGGTGGGCATACAGTGAACTTGGTTGGGGTGGTTGGTGGTTTTGGGACCCTGTTGAAAATGCGTCATTATTGCCATGGCTAAGTGCAACTGCCCTATTTCATAGCTTAACAGTCTCACGCAAAACTGGGCACTATCGCCACTGGTCTATATTGCTGGCAATTCTTACGTTTATTTTATCTTTATTAGGCACATTAATTGTACGCTCAGGGATTTTAATGTCTGTCCATGCGTTTGCTTTGGATAACGTTAGGGCTGCACCCCTCTTTTTATTGTTCAGTTTTCTGAGTTTCGGGGCTTTATGTATATATGGTTGGAAAGCTAAAAATATCGATAATTTACCAACTAATATTAATCGCCGTCAGCTTTACTTATTACTCACTTTAATCCTATTTTCTACTGTATTATTTATTGTCCTGACGGGCACGCTTTACCCAATGATTTATACGTTATTTGGTTGGGGGAAAATATCGGTTGGGGCGCCTTATTTTAACCAAGCGTTATTACCATTTGGTATTTTAATGCTAATCATAATGGCTGTGAGTGCCATTTATCCTCTTAGCAAAACTCGCATTAAACCCCAATGGCGTATTCTTTTAATTATACTTCTCAGTGTGTTATTAAGCTTATCTCTTTGGTCTAAAGGGCTTATTATCGCCATTTCTTGTGGTTTTTTATTTGCAATTTTGCTTATCTTTTGGCTACGTCCTATCGATGCTATTCGGCAACATTTCCCTTCCCTTATCGCTCATACAGGAGTTGTAATTTTTGCTACTGGTATTGCCTTGTCAATTGGTAGCCACCACGAAACGAGTGTTAATCTTTCTGTTGGGCAATCTATTTCACTCGCCGGTTATCAATTCCAATTCAACGAACTGCAACTTGAAGCTAAATCTAATTACACGACCGAAAAGGCTATTATACAAATTAGTAAAGCTGGCCAGCCATTACACCAGTTAATCACCGAGCGCCGCCTTTATACCGCTCGCCAGCAATTAATGATTGAACCTGGTATATATTGGGGATGGTTACGCAATTGGTATGCGGTATTAGGTGAGAAAACAGGAACAAATAGCTACGCGATACGCCTTTACGTGCAAGATGGCATTCAATGGATTTGGGGCGGTGCGTTTGTGATGTGTTTTGGCCTATTAATAAGCTGGGTAAAAGGGAGAATAAAAAATGCTTAG
- a CDS encoding LysR family transcriptional regulator, with amino-acid sequence MNYSIETLRTFVEAASLKSFSAAARKLNKSQSTVSTTISGFEDDLGFALFDRQGRESTLTFAGRKVLSLVEDILSADERLQALRVELLPDIEPRLSCAFSDTYQPPHAEHIVTTLDRQFPHLEFEFLIAENNAVIEMIQNQQAHVGMMESRTEYPADISFSRLPIQGELGLYVLDSHPLAKEKKITYQHLTMTRQLRLSSSSQIIINSEKNWFAPNYLLLLEMAEQGAGWAILPTWLVKQFGHNRLVSINYDLWPRKIDVDLVWSKNNPPGKAGYWLINKLLDS; translated from the coding sequence ATGAACTATTCTATAGAAACATTGCGTACCTTTGTGGAAGCGGCATCCTTAAAGTCATTCTCTGCTGCGGCACGTAAATTAAATAAAAGCCAATCAACTGTCAGTACGACAATCAGTGGTTTTGAAGACGATTTGGGGTTTGCGTTATTTGATAGGCAGGGGCGTGAATCAACATTGACTTTTGCAGGTAGAAAAGTTTTGAGCTTAGTTGAGGATATTTTATCAGCAGATGAGCGTCTTCAAGCGCTTAGAGTTGAGTTGCTCCCTGATATTGAGCCTAGGTTAAGTTGTGCTTTTTCAGATACCTATCAGCCACCTCATGCTGAGCATATTGTAACAACATTAGATAGGCAATTTCCGCATCTTGAGTTTGAGTTTTTAATTGCAGAAAATAATGCTGTTATCGAGATGATCCAGAACCAACAAGCCCATGTTGGTATGATGGAGTCCCGTACAGAATATCCTGCGGATATTTCTTTTTCTCGTTTACCTATTCAAGGTGAATTAGGTTTATATGTATTAGATAGTCATCCATTAGCTAAAGAGAAAAAAATAACTTATCAACATTTAACGATGACTCGTCAATTACGGCTAAGCAGTAGCAGCCAAATTATTATTAATAGTGAAAAGAACTGGTTTGCACCTAATTATTTATTATTATTAGAAATGGCAGAACAAGGGGCTGGATGGGCAATATTACCAACATGGTTAGTTAAGCAATTTGGACATAACCGTTTAGTGAGTATTAATTATGATTTATGGCCTCGTAAAATTGATGTGGATTTAGTTTGGTCTAAGAATAATCCACCCGGAAAAGCGGGGTACTGGTTGATTAATAAATTGCTTGATAGCTAA
- the nrfC gene encoding cytochrome c nitrite reductase Fe-S protein, which produces MSCSRRQFIIYSGALAAVGGVASHTLANTMKIDGVRYGMVHDENLCIGCTACMDACREVNQVPEGVSRLTIIRSEPIGQFPDVKYRFFRHSCQHCESAPCVDVCPTGASFIDKTTGIVDVNPDLCVGCQYCIAACPYRVRFIHPINKTADKCDFCRKTNLKKGKQPACVESCPTKALTFGNLDDPKSDISLMLKEKPTYRFKIALGTHPKMYRVPFKYGEVSQ; this is translated from the coding sequence ATGAGTTGTTCTCGTCGTCAATTCATTATCTACTCAGGAGCACTGGCGGCGGTAGGAGGAGTTGCTAGCCATACGCTAGCTAACACCATGAAAATAGATGGCGTTCGCTACGGCATGGTGCACGATGAAAATCTGTGCATCGGCTGTACGGCGTGTATGGATGCATGCCGAGAGGTTAACCAAGTCCCAGAAGGTGTTTCGCGGTTAACTATCATCCGTAGTGAGCCTATTGGCCAGTTTCCTGATGTTAAATACCGTTTTTTTCGCCACTCCTGTCAACATTGTGAAAGTGCACCTTGTGTCGATGTTTGCCCTACTGGTGCCTCTTTTATTGATAAAACGACAGGGATTGTTGATGTCAACCCTGACTTATGTGTCGGCTGCCAATACTGTATTGCTGCCTGCCCTTATCGCGTCAGGTTTATTCACCCCATCAATAAAACCGCGGATAAATGTGATTTCTGCCGTAAAACGAATCTAAAAAAGGGCAAGCAGCCGGCTTGCGTCGAATCTTGCCCGACCAAAGCATTAACCTTTGGCAATTTAGATGACCCTAAGAGCGATATTTCGTTGATGCTAAAAGAAAAACCGACTTATCGATTCAAAATTGCACTCGGTACTCACCCCAAAATGTATCGGGTTCCGTTCAAATATGGGGAGGTTAGCCAATGA
- the nrfB gene encoding cytochrome c nitrite reductase pentaheme subunit — protein sequence MSVLRSLLTAGVLATGLLWATAASATPQMAQENAEGRWVVTQQRSADKACLDCHKPDQEGMHGTHAEVVNPNNNLPVTCTNCHGNPGPDHREGVKDVMRFNNPMYTVEQQNSVCLSCHLPEQLQKAFWPHDVHVTKVACASCHDLHPKQDTMKVLTDKGKVKICVDCHSDQRNNPDFNPAAVKLRKEQP from the coding sequence ATGAGCGTACTACGTTCGTTATTAACTGCTGGGGTGCTGGCAACAGGCTTATTATGGGCAACAGCCGCATCCGCAACCCCACAAATGGCCCAAGAAAATGCAGAAGGCCGTTGGGTTGTCACGCAGCAACGCAGCGCTGACAAAGCCTGCTTAGACTGCCATAAACCTGACCAAGAAGGCATGCATGGCACTCACGCAGAAGTGGTTAACCCTAACAATAATTTACCCGTGACTTGTACCAACTGCCACGGTAACCCAGGGCCTGATCACCGTGAAGGTGTCAAAGATGTCATGCGCTTTAACAACCCAATGTATACCGTTGAGCAACAAAACAGTGTCTGTCTATCATGTCACTTACCGGAGCAGCTGCAAAAAGCGTTCTGGCCTCATGATGTTCACGTCACTAAAGTAGCCTGCGCGAGTTGCCATGACCTTCATCCGAAACAAGATACGATGAAGGTGCTGACTGATAAGGGCAAAGTAAAAATATGTGTCGACTGCCACTCAGATCAACGCAATAACCCTGATTTCAACCCAGCAGCGGTGAAATTGCGTAAGGAGCAGCCATGA
- the napF gene encoding ferredoxin-type protein NapF — MVDLTRRGVLTGAWRSAAPVVRPPWSGSETQFIELCTRCNACVESCETAIIQPGAGGYPVVDFKRGECTFCYACATACPEPIFLPKHSQPWDISISIGQNCLAYLSIECRRCQDSCEPEVISFRPSMAGIYQPKVETPGCTGCGACVAGCPVSAITVEHEHAQ, encoded by the coding sequence ATGGTTGATCTCACCCGTCGGGGAGTATTAACTGGTGCGTGGCGTAGTGCAGCCCCAGTGGTTCGGCCGCCATGGAGTGGTAGTGAAACGCAATTTATTGAATTGTGTACCCGTTGTAATGCCTGCGTTGAGAGTTGCGAAACGGCAATTATCCAACCGGGAGCAGGGGGCTACCCTGTTGTTGATTTTAAGCGTGGTGAATGTACATTTTGCTATGCATGTGCAACAGCATGTCCAGAACCTATTTTCCTTCCAAAACATTCCCAACCTTGGGATATCTCAATTTCGATTGGCCAAAATTGTCTTGCTTATCTTTCGATTGAATGTCGACGTTGCCAAGACAGTTGTGAGCCTGAAGTCATCTCTTTTCGTCCGTCAATGGCCGGTATATACCAGCCAAAAGTAGAAACACCAGGTTGTACAGGCTGTGGTGCTTGTGTCGCAGGTTGCCCAGTTTCAGCCATTACCGTGGAGCATGAACATGCACAGTAA